The region ACATCAAGCGCGACGCCGCGCACAGCTCGCAGGCCTCGCTTGCGGGCAGCGCCAGCAAGACGGCCGCCGCCGGCCACACGCGGTCGTCGGCCGTGACCACGCCGGTCGCACCGCGCGCATCGGTTGTGATCCGCGCCACGCGCGCCGCAGGCCGGAACTCGACGCCTGCCACCGTCGCGGCATGACGCAGGGCATCGACGATCGATTGCCAGCCGCCGTCGAGATAGAGCACGCCTCCGTGCCGCGGATGCGTGCCGAGCTGCAATTGCGCCACTGCCGCGCCGGCGCTCAAGTGCAACGGGTCGTTCGTGTAGGTCGTCAGCCGAATGAACGCCTCGACCAGCCGTCGCAGGTCGGGTTGTTGGATCTGCTCCACGAGCCAGGCGGCGACTGTTTGGCGGTCGTAAGCACGCGCGTCGAGTCGCTGCAGCGCGCTCGACCAGCGCAGCAGCTCGAGCTTGCCGCGCCAGGAGAGCAGGCGCGTGCTCACCAGCGCCCGCGTGTTGGAGGGCAAGCGTTCGAGGCGATCGCCGATCAGCGCCACGCCACTCGTAGGCGGCACCTTGCCGGCAATCTGCACACCGAGTTCGGCCAGCGCCTGCGCGGCAGCACCGGCGCGATACAGCGCATGCGGCCCGAGGTTGAAATGAAAGCCATCGTGAACGCGCGTCGTGGCGCGGCCACCGCAGTGCCGTGCCCGATCGAACAGCCGCACGGCCCGTCCGGTGCGTGCCAGCTTGACCGCGGCGATCAGGCCCGCCAGCCCGCCACCAACCACGGCGACCGGCGCCGCGTCGTACTCAGGTGTGGTTTGCAGATGCATGTTTCGTCTCCCGTCGACGCCGGCCGGCCTGGGCCAGCGGCGTCCGTTGCTGCCCACCACTCTGGTCGACGAGACAGGCGATCGCTTTGTGACAGGACGTGCCAAAAAAACCGGTACCGTGGGCAGCTCCGGACGGCGCCAAATCGGCGCAACCCCTGCAACCGGAAACGCTTGGCCCTCTGGCAAAGTCCCGACCCCCGCCCGATCGATGTAAACAACGAGTGTTTCTCGCTGTCCAGGAAGCGAATCCGATGAGCGGCCTCGATCCGGCCATTTCGAGCGTGCTGGCTGCCAAGCAATCGGCCCTGCAAACGCAGATTTCGTTTGCCATCGCCGGCAAGCAGCAAGAGGCCGTCCGGCAACAGGGCGACGCGCTCGTGCAATTGCTGCAATCGATCGCCACGCAGGGCAAGTCCCCCGACCGTGGGAAGCTGTGCGACTGCTCGGGCTGACCGGCCGACCAGTCGCATCTTGAACCGGGGAGGACCGTCGCTACTGGGCGGCCGCTTGCTCGGTCGCCGGCGCGGGCGGCACCGCCTTGAAGGCGACGATCAGCGCTCCATCGTCGGCGTTCCAGACGCGCACCTCGCCGTCGTATCCACCGCTGGCCAGGCGCTTGGTGGCCTCGTTGTAGCTCAGGCAGTAGACCCAATCGGCGTGGCCAGCAAACACCCGGACCTCGGCCCGATCGTCGGCCTTGTGCTGCCGCACGCTCTTATCGGCCGACCCGCTGAACAGGGCATTGCCGCTGCGCGCAAGTGCATACACGTCGAGCCCGAAGCCGCCGATCTCGGCGATTTTCGCCCCGTCGGCCGGATTCCAAACGTGAATCTTGCGATCGCGCCCGGCGGAAAAGATCTGCGTGCCGTCGGCATTGAACTGCACGGCATAGACCACGTCGCCGTGGCCCGGGTAGGTCAGCAGTGATTCGCCCGTCTTGGCGTCGAACAGCTTCGACGTCTTGTCGCGGCTGGCCGAAACGAGTTTCGCGCCGTCGGGGCTCCAGGCGATCGACAACACCCAGTCGGCATGGTCTTCGATCAGCGCCTCTTGGCGGCCGGTGGCCACGTCGAACACGCGAATCGTGCGGTCGCCGCCGCTGGCAGCCAGCCGGGTGCCGTCGGGGCTGAAGGCCACGTGAAAGGCCACGTCGTCGAGCGTCGCCAGCACGCGGACCGAAGCGCCGGTCGCCGCGTCATACAACTTTACTTCTCCGACCGAGGCGGGCGTACCGCTGGCCACGGCCAGCAACTTGCCGTCGGGGCTGTATTCCAGGCCGTACACGCGTTGCGCGACGTCGCCGATGCGGCGCACGAGTTGGCCGTCGTTCGGGTTCCAGATCGTCACTTCGTGATAGCCGCTGGCAGCCAACTCGGTACCGGCCGGGTTGAAGGCCAGCGCCGTAATGGGCAGTGCCTTGCGATAGGTGGCCGGCGCGGCCGGGAAGGCATTGCGAGGGGCGATCGACGCCAGCGCCACCTTGGGGTCGGCGGCGTCGTAAGCGGCGCCTTCCTCGATCCAACGTTTGACCAGAGCGATTGCCTCGGCCGGCAGCGGTTCGCCCTCCTTGGGCATGCGCACGTCGGCATCTTCCGAGACCAGCAGGTTGTAAAGCTCGCTCTCTTCCGGTTTGCCCGCCG is a window of Pirellulales bacterium DNA encoding:
- a CDS encoding FAD-dependent oxidoreductase is translated as MHLQTTPEYDAAPVAVVGGGLAGLIAAVKLARTGRAVRLFDRARHCGGRATTRVHDGFHFNLGPHALYRAGAAAQALAELGVQIAGKVPPTSGVALIGDRLERLPSNTRALVSTRLLSWRGKLELLRWSSALQRLDARAYDRQTVAAWLVEQIQQPDLRRLVEAFIRLTTYTNDPLHLSAGAAVAQLQLGTHPRHGGVLYLDGGWQSIVDALRHAATVAGVEFRPAARVARITTDARGATGVVTADDRVWPAAAVLLALPASEACELCAASRLMSPRPPREVVAVRAATLDVALRRVPRPKQTFCLGIDRPLYYSLHSASAQLAPAGGGLIHVLKYLGREEASHETVRAELETLLDRLQPGWRGELVEARFLPAVVPASALDLADHGGAAGRPGVRLARAPGVYLAGDWVGSEGMLVDASAASAVAAAEAVLADGFADRRPLDAQHVVCR